Proteins found in one Salvia splendens isolate huo1 chromosome 10, SspV2, whole genome shotgun sequence genomic segment:
- the LOC121751782 gene encoding chorismate mutase 2-like: MGDCCEIEEGAYVDSLLNLEWLRRILVREEDSIIFSLIERSKYPINSRLYDQSAAPSLLHLFIKDSEAVQAKAGRYTSPEENAFFPDSLPPLKHNPVLHPSGASININSKILNHYLNTLIPLIAAKGDDDGNYAATAATDLACLQALSRRIHYGKFVAEVKFRDSPQDYTPAILAKVVSSFHCSI, from the exons ATGGGTGATTGTTGTGAAATTGAAGAAGGGGCGTATGTGGATAGCTTGCTGAATCTGGAGTGGTTGAGGAGGATTCTGGTGCGGGAGGAAGATAGCATCATCTTCAGTCTGATTGAGAGGTCCAAATATCCGATCAACTCGCGATTGTACGATCAATCCGCTGCGCCTTCTCTGCTGCACTTGTTCATCAAGGATTCCGAAGCTGTTCAAGCTAAG GCTGGTCGTTACACATCACCGGAAGAAAACGCATTCTTCCCGGATAGTTTACCTCCTCTTAAACACAATCCT GTCTTGCATCCTTCAGGAGCATCCATCAACATAAACTCCAAGATACTCAACCATTACCTCAACACACTGATCCCTCTCATTGCTGCCAAGGGCGATGATGATGGGAACTATGCTGCCACTGCAGCCACTGATCTAGCATGTCTGCAGGCTCTCTCGAGAAGGATCCATTATGGCAAATTTGTGGCTGAGGTGAAATTCAGAGACTCCCCTCAAGACTATACTCCGGCTATACTTGCTAAGGTAGTTTCATCATTTCACTGCAGCATTTGA